In the genome of Leptospira tipperaryensis, one region contains:
- a CDS encoding PadR family transcriptional regulator, translating into MARVNKTRYALLGILGENPMNAYEIKKTIEQSIGFFWQESFGQIYPILKQLEKEACLKSSKEKKGSGSETTIYKITPKGKKELRDWLEKPVEKSPYRNELLLKLFFGNHVKKEVLIKHLQDTKEEVLRLMDIYENIRKFVSEMENPETNKTLSLITLDFGITTAKGFLDWAEESRDKIKKSDF; encoded by the coding sequence ATGGCGAGAGTAAACAAGACACGTTATGCGCTCTTAGGAATCCTCGGAGAAAACCCGATGAACGCCTATGAAATCAAGAAGACGATAGAACAGAGTATCGGTTTTTTTTGGCAGGAGAGTTTTGGACAGATTTACCCGATTCTCAAACAACTGGAAAAGGAAGCCTGCCTAAAGTCGTCCAAAGAAAAAAAAGGAAGCGGTTCCGAAACCACGATCTACAAGATAACTCCTAAGGGAAAAAAAGAACTCAGAGACTGGCTCGAAAAACCGGTGGAAAAATCCCCATATCGAAACGAACTCCTCTTAAAACTTTTTTTTGGGAATCACGTGAAGAAGGAAGTTCTGATCAAACATCTCCAAGACACAAAAGAAGAAGTCCTTCGCCTAATGGACATTTATGAAAATATTCGTAAATTCGTGAGCGAAATGGAAAATCCTGAAACAAACAAGACACTGAGTTTGATCACTCTCGATTTTGGAATCACAACTGCGAAAGGTTTTTTAGATTGGGCCGAAGAATCCCGCGATAAGATAAAAAAGTCAGATTTTTAA
- a CDS encoding phytoene desaturase family protein produces the protein MDIKEKHYDLILIGSGIGALTVASLMAQYRNKKVLILEQHFKAGGFTHVFKREGKFLWDVGIHYIGDMDENSMLRKIFDLITRGEVQWFKMPQIFEKFVYPGITFGENSDPEEYKKDLISLFPEEAKAIGHYFEDVQKVAGWHGRHMMLKALPPFLDKFGHAIDLIGADSALITTKEYMDRNFKSPKLKAILVSQWGDYGLPPSMSAFAIHALIVAHYLKGGYYPIGGSGVISQSIQKIVQEKGGRILLSREVQEILIEDGKAVGVKVKNRKKSEEAKEDVIEEYTAGAIVSNAGAYNTYTKLIPSKYQIPFLDKLKSFTDRFPLTTNVTLYLGLKDDPKKMGFLGENYWIYSSFDHDQNFKEGINWIEGNNKVPGAYLSFPSLKDPHAHGHTAEVIAFSDYSPFAKWKDQPWKERDEDYKKLKDSIRDRLLDYLEERFPGFKANIEYSEVSTPLTTEHFTQHKRGTIYGLPCVPDRFREKEAPWFSPVTPIKNLFLTGADAASPGMSGAMMGGISAVAHLTDGLKMIQIFREAGKKR, from the coding sequence ATGGACATCAAAGAAAAACACTACGATCTCATTCTGATCGGATCCGGAATCGGAGCCTTGACCGTGGCTTCTTTGATGGCACAGTATAGGAACAAAAAAGTTCTGATTCTCGAGCAACACTTTAAGGCCGGCGGTTTTACACACGTCTTCAAAAGAGAAGGTAAATTTCTTTGGGATGTGGGAATTCATTACATCGGAGATATGGATGAGAATTCGATGCTCCGAAAAATCTTCGATCTTATTACAAGAGGTGAAGTTCAATGGTTTAAAATGCCTCAAATCTTTGAAAAGTTCGTCTATCCCGGAATCACTTTTGGGGAAAACAGCGATCCGGAAGAATATAAGAAAGATCTAATATCTTTATTCCCGGAAGAAGCAAAGGCGATCGGACATTATTTCGAAGACGTTCAGAAAGTCGCAGGATGGCACGGAAGACACATGATGCTCAAAGCCCTTCCCCCATTCTTAGATAAATTCGGACACGCGATCGACCTCATCGGCGCAGACTCCGCTTTGATCACAACCAAAGAATATATGGATCGGAATTTCAAATCTCCAAAACTCAAAGCGATCTTGGTTTCACAGTGGGGAGACTACGGACTTCCACCTTCTATGAGCGCGTTTGCGATCCACGCGTTGATCGTCGCGCACTATCTCAAAGGCGGTTATTATCCGATCGGCGGTTCTGGAGTGATCTCCCAGTCGATCCAAAAAATCGTCCAAGAAAAAGGAGGAAGAATTCTTCTCTCCAGAGAAGTTCAGGAAATTCTAATCGAAGACGGAAAGGCAGTCGGCGTAAAAGTTAAAAATCGAAAAAAATCCGAAGAAGCCAAAGAGGACGTCATCGAAGAATATACCGCAGGCGCAATCGTTTCCAACGCGGGAGCTTACAACACTTATACGAAGCTGATTCCTTCCAAATATCAAATCCCGTTTTTAGACAAACTCAAATCGTTTACGGATCGCTTTCCTTTGACCACAAACGTCACCTTGTATCTCGGTCTAAAAGATGATCCTAAAAAGATGGGATTCTTAGGAGAAAATTATTGGATCTATAGTTCCTTTGATCACGATCAAAATTTTAAGGAAGGAATCAACTGGATCGAAGGAAACAACAAGGTTCCCGGAGCCTATTTGTCCTTTCCTTCTCTCAAAGATCCCCACGCACACGGACATACCGCCGAAGTCATCGCATTCAGCGACTACTCACCTTTTGCAAAGTGGAAGGATCAGCCTTGGAAAGAAAGGGACGAGGATTATAAAAAACTAAAAGATTCCATTCGAGATCGACTCTTGGATTATTTAGAAGAACGTTTTCCCGGCTTTAAAGCCAATATAGAATACAGTGAAGTCTCCACTCCCCTTACCACGGAGCACTTCACACAGCACAAACGAGGAACTATTTACGGCCTTCCCTGTGTTCCCGATCGTTTCCGCGAAAAAGAAGCCCCTTGGTTCTCTCCGGTCACCCCTATCAAAAATTTATTTCTTACCGGAGCCGACGCGGCCTCTCCCGGAATGAGCGGGGCGATGATGGGTGGAATCAGCGCCGTAGCCCATCTCACCGATGGTTTGAAAATGATTCAGATCTTTCGAGAAGCGGGTAAAAAAAGATAA
- a CDS encoding 1,2-dihydroxy-3-keto-5-methylthiopentene dioxygenase has translation MATIVRQNGLPEIKETNEVKSFLKERGIDYDHWKVPEGATELTNKEVLADAEKESLLGKLDDRFQTLKEKEGYQSRDLIVLHPNVSGLSEMLAKFDRVHYHTDEEVRYIVDGSGVFGFALKGEKFLVHVVKDDFISVPRNTNHWFYLDDQKRIKAVRYFQDMSGWVPNYVEETNSLD, from the coding sequence ATGGCAACGATAGTAAGACAAAACGGTCTTCCTGAAATCAAGGAGACAAACGAAGTAAAATCCTTTCTCAAAGAAAGAGGAATCGATTACGATCATTGGAAAGTTCCCGAAGGCGCGACCGAACTTACGAACAAAGAAGTTTTGGCGGACGCTGAAAAGGAAAGTCTCTTAGGTAAACTCGACGATCGTTTTCAAACCTTAAAAGAAAAAGAAGGATACCAATCCCGAGATCTGATCGTACTTCATCCGAACGTCTCCGGTTTGAGCGAGATGCTCGCAAAGTTTGATAGAGTTCACTATCACACCGACGAAGAAGTTCGTTATATCGTGGATGGATCCGGAGTTTTCGGTTTTGCTCTCAAGGGCGAAAAATTCTTAGTTCACGTTGTGAAAGACGATTTTATTTCCGTTCCGAGAAACACCAATCACTGGTTCTATCTCGACGATCAAAAAAGAATCAAGGCAGTACGTTACTTCCAAGACATGAGTGGTTGGGTTCCGAACTACGTGGAAGAAACCAATTCACTGGACTGA
- a CDS encoding histidine kinase N-terminal 7TM domain-containing protein → MDLTWSPFAFYSGLSFSIFTINFYITYRNLRVRGSKEFLFVLLGFAIYAFGSFFELLSRNERWILFWDDFQFIGNDIIVIAISFFIPRITSLTFVYKFPLVIFLVLVPLCNEILIWSGWHPEWIRTHILYLTDSPWKALTYDYGPWMKLFVVYYLSAQLLIVAILIWKFVTLKGFRKAQMFLLLIGILFPFLGALMTVAGLFPFLNPHLDVFPITGSITALVWAYGLFYFRMMDLIPVARDKVFNLIQDGILILDKNNIILDYNEEALKLFLNRLDTAGITLKEIYPDLDQLIQRFKNEKIDSIPDLRLFVNGELRYYEVALRNFSSQSDQSDFWILTLRNITERKLGEERAIEEKNFLNMILDSTRVLFVALDKEGKILRFNKACENAFGYLSEEVRGYPFWDIFAEAHKKDQIKKIYLRMIRGKFLPKTQEQWIGKHKERKLIQWENREIKDRNGKTDYIISAGADLTDVYNAENEIANLRSAYAEITRKNQLIEDQKKELEEIIDTLTKTQAQLVQTAKLADLGQLVSGIAHEINNPLGAIQASNQNIQHYTRSFREKSKDYFLLLNKLPERIRDQISSLIEFAGNHTDLVLGLERRKRAKEVRINLEKIGIENPSNDLCEIAIECGLYGREGEYSEILKHSEVIGILELITDLLGPERNSQTIQTAVERSSKILYALKSLAHFESNSILEEANIRENIDIVLALYQNLFRHGVDLSVEFEELPPVPIYRDDLLHLWTNLIMNAVQAMNYSGKLNIVGLRENGYAVIKVEDSGPGIPDSLRDKIFDPFFTTKPPGEGSGLGLDICLKIVEKHNGKIVFESEPGKTVFTVRLPYRHS, encoded by the coding sequence ATGGACCTCACATGGTCTCCATTTGCGTTTTACTCAGGGCTTTCTTTTTCCATCTTCACGATCAATTTTTATATCACTTATAGGAATCTAAGAGTTCGGGGAAGTAAGGAATTTTTATTTGTTCTTTTGGGTTTTGCTATCTATGCCTTCGGAAGTTTTTTCGAACTTCTTTCCCGAAATGAAAGATGGATTTTATTCTGGGACGACTTTCAATTCATCGGAAACGATATCATCGTAATCGCCATTTCTTTTTTTATTCCCAGAATCACTTCTCTTACGTTCGTTTATAAATTTCCTCTTGTGATTTTTTTAGTCTTGGTTCCGCTTTGTAACGAAATTCTAATCTGGTCCGGTTGGCATCCGGAATGGATCCGAACTCATATTCTTTATCTTACGGATTCTCCTTGGAAGGCCCTGACTTACGACTACGGCCCTTGGATGAAACTTTTCGTCGTCTATTATCTTTCGGCTCAATTGTTAATCGTCGCCATCTTGATTTGGAAGTTCGTAACGCTCAAGGGCTTTCGTAAGGCACAGATGTTCCTTCTTCTGATCGGAATTCTTTTTCCTTTTTTGGGGGCTTTGATGACCGTCGCGGGTCTCTTTCCCTTTCTCAATCCACATTTGGACGTTTTCCCAATCACGGGTTCCATCACGGCTTTGGTTTGGGCGTACGGACTCTTTTACTTTCGGATGATGGATCTGATTCCGGTGGCAAGAGACAAAGTTTTCAACTTGATTCAGGACGGAATTCTTATATTAGATAAAAATAATATAATCCTCGATTATAACGAGGAAGCCTTAAAACTTTTTCTGAATCGGCTCGATACAGCCGGAATCACCCTCAAGGAAATTTATCCCGACTTGGACCAACTCATTCAAAGATTTAAGAATGAAAAAATCGATTCGATTCCGGATTTGCGTCTTTTTGTAAATGGAGAATTGAGATACTACGAAGTCGCTCTGAGAAATTTTTCAAGCCAGTCGGACCAAAGCGATTTTTGGATTCTTACGTTGAGAAATATTACCGAAAGAAAACTGGGAGAAGAAAGAGCGATCGAAGAAAAGAACTTCTTAAATATGATTTTGGATTCGACCAGGGTCCTTTTCGTCGCACTGGATAAGGAAGGAAAGATTCTTCGATTCAACAAAGCCTGCGAAAACGCTTTCGGTTATTTATCCGAAGAGGTCCGCGGTTATCCGTTCTGGGATATTTTCGCGGAAGCTCACAAGAAGGATCAAATCAAAAAGATCTATCTAAGAATGATTCGAGGAAAGTTTCTTCCCAAGACCCAGGAACAATGGATCGGAAAACACAAGGAAAGAAAACTCATCCAATGGGAAAACAGAGAGATCAAGGACAGAAACGGAAAAACGGATTATATCATTTCCGCCGGAGCCGATCTCACGGATGTGTATAACGCGGAAAATGAAATTGCAAATTTAAGATCCGCGTATGCTGAGATCACGAGAAAAAATCAATTGATCGAAGATCAAAAAAAAGAACTCGAAGAGATCATCGACACTCTTACAAAAACCCAAGCTCAACTCGTTCAAACCGCCAAACTCGCCGATCTGGGACAATTGGTTTCCGGGATCGCACACGAAATCAACAATCCGTTAGGCGCCATTCAAGCTTCGAATCAGAACATTCAGCACTATACAAGATCCTTCAGGGAAAAATCAAAAGACTACTTTCTACTCTTAAACAAACTTCCGGAGAGAATTCGAGACCAGATCTCTTCACTGATCGAATTCGCGGGAAATCATACGGACTTGGTGCTCGGCTTGGAGAGAAGAAAAAGAGCCAAAGAAGTCAGAATCAATCTTGAGAAAATCGGAATCGAAAATCCTTCAAACGATCTCTGCGAGATCGCGATCGAATGCGGACTCTACGGAAGAGAAGGAGAATATTCTGAAATTCTAAAACATTCCGAAGTGATCGGTATTTTGGAATTGATTACCGATCTTTTGGGACCGGAAAGAAATTCCCAGACGATACAAACCGCGGTAGAACGTTCTTCAAAAATTCTTTACGCTCTCAAAAGCCTCGCCCATTTCGAAAGCAATAGTATTTTAGAAGAAGCGAATATTCGAGAAAACATAGATATCGTCCTGGCGCTCTATCAAAATCTGTTTCGACACGGGGTGGATCTTTCCGTTGAATTCGAAGAACTTCCTCCGGTTCCGATCTATCGGGACGACCTTCTTCATCTCTGGACCAATCTCATCATGAACGCGGTCCAAGCGATGAACTATTCAGGAAAATTGAATATTGTCGGTCTTCGAGAAAACGGTTATGCGGTCATCAAAGTGGAAGATTCGGGTCCGGGAATTCCGGATTCTTTAAGGGATAAAATTTTCGATCCTTTCTTTACTACCAAACCCCCGGGAGAAGGAAGCGGCCTGGGGCTGGATATCTGTCTGAAAATTGTAGAAAAACACAATGGAAAGATCGTCTTCGAATCCGAACCGGGAAAGACGGTGTTCACCGTTCGACTTCCCTATCGACATTCTTAG
- the mtnB gene encoding methylthioribulose 1-phosphate dehydratase translates to MSVKKQLERLSLLGAAYHKNGWMPGTAGNLSVRFAGESGFWVSGSGLDKNLLNKRNFLFVDLESGKPASSKGAKPEKGLKPSAETSIHRAVYRAVEGAGCGLHVHTLESNLIGANTSKAEPIALLELPSIEILKAYGIWDENPKVYVPVIYNFPNVQDISDCLERYLKEYKPVVPFCIIEKHGITVWGKDLIVANRNLEATDFILKYMVSWKSLSYPRETKAVRQEQSSADRDRAEVFSTEFPVYPATFS, encoded by the coding sequence ATGTCCGTCAAAAAACAACTGGAACGGCTCTCTTTGTTGGGAGCCGCTTATCACAAAAACGGATGGATGCCCGGAACCGCCGGCAATCTCTCCGTTCGTTTTGCGGGAGAATCCGGATTCTGGGTCAGCGGAAGCGGACTCGACAAAAACCTATTAAACAAACGTAATTTTCTTTTTGTCGATTTAGAATCGGGAAAGCCCGCGTCTTCTAAGGGAGCAAAACCCGAAAAGGGACTCAAGCCCAGTGCGGAAACTTCGATTCACCGCGCGGTTTATAGAGCCGTAGAAGGCGCCGGATGCGGGCTTCACGTTCATACCTTGGAATCCAATCTGATCGGAGCCAATACTTCCAAAGCGGAACCGATCGCTCTTCTGGAACTTCCCTCCATCGAAATCTTAAAAGCTTACGGGATCTGGGATGAGAATCCGAAAGTTTATGTTCCTGTAATATACAATTTTCCGAATGTTCAGGACATTTCCGATTGTTTGGAAAGATATCTGAAAGAATACAAGCCCGTCGTTCCGTTTTGTATCATCGAAAAACATGGGATTACGGTTTGGGGAAAGGATCTGATCGTCGCCAATCGAAATCTGGAAGCTACCGATTTTATTCTAAAATATATGGTTTCTTGGAAAAGTTTATCTTATCCAAGAGAAACAAAAGCGGTTCGCCAAGAACAATCCTCCGCCGATCGTGATCGGGCCGAAGTTTTTTCTACGGAGTTTCCGGTATATCCGGCAACTTTTTCGTAA
- a CDS encoding SDR family oxidoreductase, whose protein sequence is MPSSKEILPILVAGAGSGIGKSVLENLNAIGQNAIGISRTGIERESKSPFEFGKNYHCNLSRISEVPEFVSSLQKQFPILSGVYFTFGNGLFKPVEQITLEEWNAHFVLNLNSLFVLTKEILPLLKPGAFLCYLSSTAGYQGFPESTAYCASRHAIAGFAKALREELKPKGIRVITVYPGAVYTDIWKGREGFDQDDMIPVDDFGKWLATLSTLPDAVYPDEIRLLPRKGIL, encoded by the coding sequence TTGCCTTCCTCTAAGGAAATTTTGCCCATTCTTGTAGCTGGAGCCGGTTCAGGCATCGGAAAATCCGTATTAGAAAATCTGAATGCGATCGGTCAGAATGCGATCGGGATCTCCAGAACCGGAATCGAACGTGAGTCCAAATCCCCGTTTGAATTTGGAAAGAATTATCACTGTAACCTTTCCCGAATTTCGGAAGTTCCCGAATTTGTGTCTTCCTTGCAGAAACAATTCCCTATTTTATCGGGGGTCTATTTTACCTTTGGAAACGGCCTCTTCAAACCGGTGGAACAAATCACATTAGAAGAATGGAATGCTCATTTCGTTCTCAACTTGAATTCTCTCTTTGTTTTAACGAAGGAAATTCTTCCTTTATTAAAACCCGGAGCTTTTCTTTGTTATCTTTCCTCCACCGCGGGTTATCAAGGATTTCCGGAATCGACCGCGTACTGTGCGAGTCGACACGCGATCGCGGGTTTTGCCAAAGCTCTTAGAGAAGAATTAAAACCGAAAGGGATTCGTGTGATTACGGTTTATCCCGGCGCGGTTTACACGGATATTTGGAAGGGAAGAGAAGGTTTTGATCAGGATGATATGATCCCTGTGGACGACTTTGGAAAGTGGTTAGCCACTCTTTCCACGCTTCCCGACGCTGTATATCCGGATGAGATCCGGCTTCTTCCTAGAAAGGGGATTTTATAG
- the efp gene encoding elongation factor P, whose product MTLGITEVKKGMVLKVEGDLYSVVKTEFVNPGKGSAFIRTKLKNLTRNSSIERTFKAAEKLESVELEKRNMTICYTEGDDIIFMDSNDFEQMPVSKEYVEDILPFLKEETAMEVTFYEGKPIGVIPPNFAILEVTYAEEGLKGDTSGTAQKRVTVETGGEINVPIFVKQGDVVKIDLRDLTYVERVNK is encoded by the coding sequence ATGACTCTTGGTATCACAGAAGTAAAAAAAGGTATGGTTCTCAAAGTGGAAGGGGATCTTTACTCGGTTGTAAAAACCGAATTCGTAAACCCGGGTAAGGGCTCGGCTTTTATCAGAACAAAACTGAAAAACCTTACCAGAAACAGTTCCATCGAACGCACCTTCAAAGCGGCAGAAAAATTAGAAAGTGTCGAGTTAGAAAAAAGAAATATGACCATCTGCTACACCGAAGGAGATGATATCATCTTCATGGACTCAAACGACTTCGAACAAATGCCGGTGTCTAAAGAATATGTGGAAGACATTCTTCCATTCTTAAAAGAAGAAACCGCGATGGAAGTTACGTTCTATGAAGGAAAACCGATCGGAGTGATTCCTCCGAACTTTGCCATCTTAGAAGTTACCTATGCGGAAGAAGGTCTGAAAGGCGACACTTCCGGAACCGCGCAAAAACGCGTCACCGTCGAAACCGGCGGAGAAATCAACGTTCCTATTTTCGTTAAGCAGGGCGACGTCGTAAAAATAGACCTGCGAGATCTCACTTACGTAGAAAGGGTCAACAAATAA
- a CDS encoding phosphate ABC transporter substrate-binding protein → MKLKSLILFAIILSVALTGNCKPKETITVTGSETMHMMLQMIGLEYSRKKSGTQVIVNGGGSIEGIEKLFQGKTDIAAASRPLTEKELKEFDSRGKFESLAVAYDGIAIIVNPSNAVRKISLETASKVFSGEISDWSKLGGKAGKIQVVIRNDKSGTAAYFETHVLKQKDLGQKNYEARKNVEYSATSKIVSDNDGMAAIIDSNPNAIGFMGMGSALFENKGRVRALEYSLSGKEPYVVPSIENVYNRTYELSRGLYLFYLSDHGQKIDDFITYVTSEEGQKTILKSGYLRGSLPTVEVEVKK, encoded by the coding sequence ATGAAATTGAAATCTCTAATCTTATTCGCAATCATTCTATCGGTAGCGCTTACCGGAAATTGTAAGCCGAAAGAAACGATCACAGTTACCGGATCCGAAACCATGCACATGATGCTTCAGATGATCGGATTGGAATATTCCAGAAAAAAATCCGGAACACAAGTGATCGTAAACGGTGGCGGCTCCATCGAAGGAATCGAAAAATTATTCCAGGGAAAGACGGACATCGCCGCTGCGAGCCGACCCCTTACTGAGAAAGAACTCAAAGAATTCGATTCGAGAGGAAAATTTGAATCTCTCGCGGTCGCTTACGACGGAATCGCGATCATCGTAAATCCGTCCAACGCGGTTCGTAAGATCAGTTTGGAAACCGCTTCGAAAGTATTCTCCGGAGAAATCAGCGACTGGTCCAAACTCGGAGGCAAGGCCGGAAAAATCCAAGTAGTCATTCGAAACGATAAGTCGGGAACAGCGGCTTACTTTGAAACTCACGTATTAAAACAAAAAGATCTCGGACAAAAAAATTACGAGGCTCGTAAGAATGTGGAATATTCGGCGACTTCGAAAATTGTTTCCGATAACGACGGAATGGCCGCAATCATCGATTCCAATCCGAACGCAATCGGGTTTATGGGAATGGGAAGCGCCCTCTTTGAAAACAAAGGAAGAGTCCGCGCCTTAGAATATTCTTTATCCGGAAAGGAACCATACGTAGTTCCGAGCATCGAGAACGTTTACAACAGAACGTATGAGTTATCGAGAGGATTGTATCTATTCTATCTTTCCGATCACGGACAAAAGATCGATGATTTTATAACCTACGTTACGAGTGAAGAAGGTCAGAAGACCATTCTAAAAAGCGGATATCTTCGCGGTTCGCTTCCGACCGTGGAAGTCGAAGTAAAAAAATAG